ACATTTATGATTTACATTGCCTGAGGTCCATATTtccaattcaaatttcaaaatgataAATCAGTTTTGAGCATCCTCTATGTGGCATGATTAAATCAtgtaaatgataattttcttCTTCAGTCAGATAGCTAAAAATCAGTTCAAACCTAAGAGCCCGCATACGCCCTGTGCTGCGGGGCCATTCCAACTGAAAAGTGACGCAGGAATGCGCGCAACGCAACAAAATTGAAATCAATAAGATGTAACATGCGCGTCCAAGCTCTCGCTCACCTCACACCACAATCATATGAGCATCCaaacaatgtttttaattttctctgATTATTATCTAGTGGTCTAAACAGTCCAAATGTTTGGTAGAACGAAGCAATGTAATCTGTCGCACAAAATGATCATCCGCctaaataactttttgtatatttttaatttacgtcAAGGCACAATTCTTATTGCCGTCCATCAGATCGTAAGTacagttttaataacatagttTTAAACATTGCGAATTGTACATTATACACATAtgttatataacaaaaaagttttttgtgtaatctctttacctatttttttttattttaatgttttctgtGTCTGATGAAGCTGTAAGGAAAGATCTCAGAGAAATATACACAACAtatgtacaattttattgcaaatcacAGGGTATTCATACATTgcttaatttatataagtatcaGCAAGAGATTGGTCCTTTGAATAACAAACTTCTATCACCCAGGCACTATCATCTTTCGTACTTATCATATTGCTCGTCGGAATATCGCATCTGGGCGAGATGTTGTCTATGCTTCACAACGACATGGAAGATGACGCAGAAAGAAGAGGTTTCTATGAGGTTGCATACGGACAGGAGCTAACCTTCCACGAAGGAGACGTTGTCAGCACCAATAATCAGAGGCGGTTTGCGAAAGCACAGCATCTTGCATCaggtaaacaaaattattaataagtaaatacatacatatgcaaATGCCTAATGAATGAAGAATATGCCTTCAATTCTGAcggaattacaaaaaatatagaaatggcACTGCCATGGTGCACATTATCGACATAGAGGTGTACTCAAGTGTCTCGTCTCGATTTTAATATCCTTCTAtagtatactagctgtcccggcaaccgttgttttgccatataaataatatttgattaatatctatttaaaaaagatgttaagggtggacaaccctcaACCACTAAGAGGACATccactaagggatatgaaaaatagatgttggccgattctcaaaccttctcaatatgctcacaaaaaaaaaaaataatgagaatcggtcaagccgtttcggaggagtacggaaacGAACattgacacgagaattttatataagatgatatttatatgatacaaaatttctttttcagtGACAGTAATATTCCTGTACACAAGTACGATACTTACGTCCATATACCTAATGTGCTGCATCTCGTTACTCCACGGCGCTGTGAAGTACAAACGGGAGTACGTGCTGCCTTGGATCATGGCCGCGTGCGTGGCGGTGGCTCTGCTTATAGTGGCCATCGTGATTGGCGACGGGTACCCTTGCGTCGTTAACTTGTTCGGGGGGCATAACTTATATCGTAAGTTTCGTCTTCCTATATGAGTAACGAGAGCATCTATTATCAAGTTTTATCAATTAGGTTCCGAATTAACTTGCTCATGATATTAATAGTCGAGTCGTCCATGTTTTGATGGGTGTCTGCGATGTAGGTATATCGTTTACCTACCAATTGCCATACGATTGTTCTGTCGCTAGGCGTTGTGAAATGTTCATCACAACACCACTGTCAGACATTACCTCACCTGCAGATTTCTTCCAGTTCTGTAccccaaaaaatatttgatcaaataagtatttatcaacCTACTCAAATTCACCGCAAATTCGCCTCTATTGCCGTATCATAGAGTTCCATACagggtaacttgatatgcgATTGGTTGTACTTTATTAACTTTcctgcaaatatttttcagatttCGGTTGCGCACTCTTCGTCCTAACTTTCATCTACGCCATTTGCGCTGTGAGCAGTTTCGCGTTGGAAACCGGCAGTGGGCGCTGCCGCAGCGCACGCGCGACCAGCGACGAGAGAGGAGAACGACTTCTTCTGCTAGACCATGCGGCCCACTCGAGCCTTCTCTCCTCTGCACAGCTATACAAGCTTTCCCATGGCACGCGGTCGCAATTCGTGTAATTACGCTTCGTTATTAGTATTATCACAAAGCAGTGAGGATACAGAGATAAAGCTTATGACCATGAAATATTGAATCAAATATGCGGCAGTGGGTTACTGTAAATTTTAACGCCTTTGCCTCTATTGTACTAAGTATTTAAGTTTGTGTTGTTTTATATGAGTTTGATTATATCATCAACTCTTCTTTCCCGTAGATATGAAAAATAGGCGCTTCGTTCGCTGCTGAGATCCTAAGTTCAATTTCATAAATGTTTTCTTAGGTGCTACTTAGGTTTGAGAAGCAATTTCTGTACTCTCAGTACTTTGAAAGGCTATTGATGAGTTTTTAAGCCTTCCGTCCGgcgaatattaaaatgttttacagTAAAAGGCACTACAGAAAACATATTGTTAAAAGCATagtcaattaataaaattcttttaagaTGGTAACTTATATTCATCTTGTCTACATAATGTAGTttgttcatttatataaaacataacaatatttgtaaaaaaaatataacatggCTTCTAGGCTCTAGTCTAGAGTATATTACAATACAGCATTACAAATGTTTATTAGAAAAACGTGAAAGAGAAACGTAAAAAAGTGGAAAAATAATGTGTACcagtatgtatgaatgttgttatttcctattaattttattctattaacaATTGTCTATGAGACAAAAAATGTTGATACTAATGTTGCATTGATTTAGGTGAATTAATTATGGTAACAACTGTACactaaatattaatagataaaagtttgtgGCTAATGCAGAATCATTATAAATAGTGAGGTATTTGTTTGTATGGTTTTAGGTGAgagaataaatattgtatatagGAAATCTAAATCCATAAACACCTAAAATGACTAATGAGGTATTGTATGGTAAAGATatctgaaataattatttttctttataatatctgTATAGATGAATCTGAatctaaatgtataaaaaaatccagCATATGACTTTATGGTTACCTACAAACTCTTTGTCTATGTTATGTACATAGAACAAATATAGCAAATAGTAAGATTGTTATTGCCATATACATAACTTATAATGCTGGATTTTATGTTATGGGATTAACTTtgtgaatagaatagattttattatttcaatgtccaaaaaaaaaaacaggtacataattttaagtagtTCATGCTTAGAGGCTACCTATGGTATTGTGATATATTTTGTTCAAGTAAATGGTACAAATCTTTGATTGGCCTGTGTGTGAGTTCTATGTATAATATtgtgttacaattttttttatttaaatactgttttcaattaaatattgcttgaaaatgctgcaacaaaattaaatgaaattcttTCCAgatgttcttttatttttttatattttatacttaacttACTCTAATAGTTTTTTATCTCctcttttattttacctaaaaGTAAAATGGCATACATTTAAGTTTGGAAGACATGAATTACTACTAATAAAAACCTAGTGACTATTCTCCCCACCTACCATTCCGCAAAGGCAGTTGTACTCCTTTGAATCCTCTGGCAAGGATAAACTTTTCAGAAGAATCTGATCTACTGGCTCTAGgctttaaaatctttatattattatagaatcTTTCCAAGTCCATTTCTAGTATCGGAACCTCTTTGCCGTCCCAGactttaaataacaaattaccATTAATTTTAGTGACTAGAGCAGAAAATCTTATGGCCATGTAACAAAGACCAATTATTCTATCTTTGTCCAACTCCTTGACACCGGTAGCACTTGGAGCCATGTCAGACAATACTAAATCCACTTGCTTGCCATTGAGAGCCTCTACAACCTTGTCATGAGCTTCTATTGTAGAAAAGtccaaattattaattattgtagcaccctgtaaacaaaaaaatactttcattttaattgcaatttatatatctatcctatttatttatttcttctccATCTGATTGTCTGAAGCGAACTGTTATAAGCCATATGACCATCCACTGAACTGTTTAAAATAGTttgcacataaaatcacaGACTGCACTCATGAAccaataaacaacaaataaaaaaggttgtccttttaaattatcaaaatcaatttaattatcaCTAGACAAAACCCATGATAGActggaaaattttataaggcaaaataaaagttttagtatttttctgGAGTAAAGTgatgtaaacattttatatttacctgAATTGGAAAAATATGTAACTTGTCAATAGCAAGTACTGAGCCTTTAGGTTTTGTTTTATCAGCTCCATCAGCATTTGTTAACTGAACAGCAACCTGAGTCCAGGATCCAGGAGATGCTCCAAGGTCTATGACAGATAGACCCGGAGAGAGAATATTCgctttttcattcatttctaTCAATTTGAAAGCACTGCGACACCTGCGTCACAAATTTAtgtcaataatatattaacgATGTAAATCGTACTCAAGTGAAATAAAATGCCTACCTGTAATTGTATACTTTAGCTTTTTCCACGTAAGGATCAGCTTTTTGTCTGCTTAACCACTGTTGCGAACTTTTCAACCTTTTTAGACAGTGAACAAGAAAACACATTCTTGTATAATTCAAAGGTGATGGTGCCAGTAAAGGCGACGATAGCATTGTAtactataaacaaaatttacgtTAAAGAAATGTACAAAATCATAAGAACACGTTATGATTCCAaatggaaaatatttgtttatagaCGAAATGaactagaaaaatattatgcttTTGTAAATGTAATCTTCCCTCAATGTTGCCTACTATCATGAATAATTATCCAAATATAGTCAATTTCAATAACACTAATGGAGTAATAAATAGGATTGTGATGGGAACAGTCcttttatttgcaataaaagcttttgctaattataattgatgGTTGGTCCGTGTCGGTGCAACTTAAGTTGTAAAAAGTCGCCGGCACGTTGCACGAGCCCTTACCTAAAGCCATCGACCTGCCgacaaatacaaaatagatttataaaaaaatgattaagAAAGtgctttatttttcaataaaggagcatattacaaatattaaacagtACCTAGTGCAGTATCAAGTCGGGTTTGTCATTAAGCATTTTTTACtcaaataaaaggaaaatacaGACCCGGCTTTGCACTGGTAGTgtttaaagatatatatatatatatatataccttcttcagaaaaccctctttccaacatttcaaacaatgtccgagatatatacatacgtaaagACAGAAAATTAGGGGGACTTTCATTAAAAGTAGTGTTATGTCACTACATAACATTAATGATTATTTCTGCCCTAACTTTGGGATAATTTTAGCCTTAGGTTGGAAACCCTACTATTTCGTACTCTGTCTTAAGACGTCAACGTCATTTCTTTTTGATGCACTGTTGATTGAAAGCCAAATGGTCAgtagagaaaaaaatactgtcaCTGTCAACGGGTCATTAAAGTCATCAACATCTGACCCTGccaaaaattgaaaacaaaacatcTTGTCAAGCAAAGCCTATTACTAAGTTCTACGCGGGaaagtaattatttcataatattgttCTGGTTAAAGGTGATTTGCTTCTTTTATCGGGCCATTTTTGAAACAACTAATTTCTTTTCCCCAACCTCTGCCGAAAACTGCCCTAAAAGGGCaatgtcaattttattacGATATTATGGATATAACCTCAAGTATAAGTTTTATTCACATTattcttcattattattaatccGACATAAAAgcgaaataatgaaatatctgAACGTCGCCGAGAAAAACGATGCAGCCAAAAACATTGCTTTTCACCTATCCAGGGGTACTGCCAGACGAGTAAGTAATCATTATGTTGTGTCGCTGTATTTCTCGATAAGGTTAacgttatatttaattatccgTGGTTTCGTTTTACAGCGGGAGGGATTATCCCAGTAcaacaaaatatatgaatttgAAACCGATGTGATGGGGCAAAAGAGTCAAATGGTGATGTCGTCGGTGTCTGGCCATCTCCTTGCTCTGGAGTTTGTGGGTGCCTATAAAGGTTGGCAGTCATGTAACCCATTATCTCTCTTTGATGCACCAGTATTTAAATACTGCCCTGAaaactatgaaaaaataaaggcaAGTTATATGCTGGTTGTATGATGCTTTGGCTGGGCTTGGCTTAAGCcatgtattaaatttcattgttcACTTCAATTCATAGGTACTTCTAAGATAAGCTGTATACtatttttcaactttattaATGCTTTTCCTTTTGTCTGGATGTTAAAGGACACCAAAACTTTGTTAAGTATAATCTTCATATTTGCAGAAAACTTTAGAAAGAGAAGTAAGAAGCTGTCAAGGACTGATCATATGGACAGATTGTGATCGAGAAGGAGAAAATATTGGGTTTGAAATCATACAAGTTTGTACAGCAATTAAGAACAATTTAAGAGTGTACAGAGCCAAATTCTCTGAGATTACGGCTGTGTCTGTCAGAAGGGCGTTACAAAATCTGGAGGAGCCAAATAAGAACATTAGTGATGCGGTAGATGTTAGACAAGAGCTAGATTTGAGAATAGGTAaagtctaataaaaaaaagcattagtggcattatatttaaagtatttacttttattagtaGTCATGTGATAGACCCAACTTTTGATATCTTCTACCTCTACTAATATTAACATGTTGTATTactctgtgccgtgtggttcccggcaccaattcaaaaaagaataggaccactccatctctttcccatggatgtcgtaaaggcgactaagggataggcttacaaacttgagattctttttttaggcgataggctagcaacttgtcactatttgaatctcaattctatcttaaagccaaatagctgaacgtggcctatcagtccgctcaggactgttggctctgtctaccccgcaagggatatagacgtgattatatgtatgtatgtatgtatgtatgtattactctATCAGAAAGCTAGTCTCTCAGTAAATAAATGCACTTTAATATTCCATAACTATGATTTCAGGTGCAGCATTTACTAGATTCCAAACATTGAGACTTCAAAAGGTATTTCCTAGTAAACTGGCAGAGAGTCTTGTTAGTTACGGCTCCTGTCAGTTCCCCACTTTGGGCTTTGTGGTGGAGAGATACCGAGCTGTGGAAAATTTTGTTGCTGAACCATTCTGGAAGATCAAAGGTATTATTTTAGACATCCAATTCACTCTTATAGACCAAAAGTAGATTTGACATTACAAGTAACATCAgcacaagattttttttcaattcccTTTGGGAGAGAATGCtcagacaaaaattttgtataaaaggGAAATATAAGCTGGCTCATCATCATTAGGTTCTGTtggcaaaaaaattttttttgtatatttatacatatacaaagcAAGTTAAGGGTAACAAGCAAGCAtgtattttttgcattttataatatacattgCAGAAGAGAGATGAATCAATTGATTGGAGTACAAATTGCGAAAAACTATATGTGTCTTCTCATCAAAGTTAACCTTCTCGTTTTTTCTAGTGAACCACACTATAAATGACTTGAGTGTAGACTTTACATGGGAGCGTCAAAGACTATTCGATCAAGAAGCATGCCAGGTTTTACATGACATTTGTTTAGAAAACCCACAGGCGAAAGTGTGCGAAGTCAAAACTAAACCTAAATCCAAATGGCGCCCATTGCCATTAGATACAGTGGTgagttaatacatttttagatATTCCTACTTATTAGATCATAAGTGGAACCTGACTCCAGCcaatgaagaaaaagaaacttcCCTGGGAGGGTGTGACCAGAatgacaacctgtcacttcaTTGTGAATATTCGGTCTAAATgtgaaacttaaaatttttgagactattggctctatctcaccaaaaggtataaagacgtgaagtACATGTGTATGTTAGTTCACTCCGATTTCCTCCTCGCGGCGTTTTTGTCATTGCTTAGGATCGTGAACTACCCACAGGATCAGCTTCTCTTACATATTGCCTTTCAACTTCGTAAATAAGTCCCCCGTTCTGACTACTTCAGTTTATGTCCTTCAAAagcctttatttaattttatacttggAAACCTAGCATGTGCCCTCAATATTTTCAGGAATTGGAAAAACTAGCGTCACGGAAACTCAAAATCAACGCAAAAGAGACAATGCGGATTGCTGAGAAACTGTACACCCAGGGTTTCATAAGTTACCCGCGTACGGAGACCAATGAGTTCCCAAAGGAGATGAATCTTGGCCAGTTGGTGGGGCTTCAGACCAGTGACCCGAACTGGGGGGCCTTTGCTCAGGGGATACTGGACAGCGGAGGCCCCACCCCGAGGCAAGGCAACAAGAGTGATAAAGCTCATCCTCCTATTCATCCCACAAAGTATACTAACAGTAAgtgaaaaaaatcttcttaatCAGATAATCGTGggtaaattttgataaaagtcATCAATCTTTGATTATGTGGTAAAGGTCACAACACACTTGTGTGCGAATATCGAAATTTGAAGCTTTTGGAGTTTGGTTGAGAGTTAACAACATTATTAGTCGATTAGTTCGCGAAGGgcattatttaattacttccAAGCAAACTTTAGTGGGTACTTATTACTTTCGGATCTTCGCTTAAGCTTGATATATAAACTCATTTCTCCAAGCAGCAACaataatctatgtaatttttaaggtTTATCAGGCAACGAACAACGTCTATACGAGTTTATAGTGCGGTCGTTCCTCGCCTGCTGCTCCAAAGACGCGCAAGGCCAGGAGACCACGGTCTCTATAGACGTGGCCAATGAGAAGTTCAACGCTAGCGGCTTGATGATTACGGAAAGAAATTATCTAGAAGTTTACCCATATGACAAGTGGTCGTCGAAGGAAATACACGTTTATCAGGTGAGcatgtgtttatttttgacatttcgTAGGCAAgaaatcattataattttaccatGGGCTTAttactattaatattttttttttcaactaatTGCTTGCTTTTATGATATGGCATCGTCCAGATCAGATTAGATTGAGGTGTTTAAAGGTATTACTTATTATGCTTGAGTTCGTATGAAGTTGTTAAACTTTTCAACCAATGATCAGACATGATTGTAATTTGGAAACTTGTTGTTATTTTGCATAACCAAACAGGCAATTAATTCGTTTCTGTGTTTTTGTTACTgtatacattaattaatttttagacAGGTCAGACATTTAGACCGACGAGTATCGATATGTTGGATGGAAGCACTTCGCCTCCCAATCTGTTAACGGAAGCGGATCTTATAGGTCTGATGGAGAAGCATggaataggtaaaaaaaaattgtcaagcTATTTAAACCttacagactttcgcatttgtaaaataaagtattatataCAAAACTTCTGCTGGCCTGTCCAGCGGAACTCaactttatttctgttttaGAAAAAACTTAGGGAACAAAAATTGACTTTACATTACACTTGGATCTTGGCTGTTGCTCTTCGCACTAGTTGCTATTTGCATTTTACAAGTCCCCAAAACTCAACAGGTACCGACGCGACTCACGCGGAACACATAGAGACAATAAAAAGTCGTTCGTACGTCGCTCTCGCGGACGCCATACATTTCGTGCCAGGGCTGTTGGGCATGGGCCTTGTGGAAGGGTACGATTCCATGGGACTCAATATATCCAAACCGCATTTGAGAGCACAGCTGGAAGCAGACTTGAAGGCTATAAGTGAAGGTAGAAGGCAACCTCACCAAGTTTTAGCAGAACAGGTAAGAGTagcttagttttaaaattgtctATTGAGTCACATTCCATACAAAACAACCTTTGAAGTGCACATGctattttgtttcagataGCGAAATATAAAGAGGTCTACCTTACAGTGACGGCAGAGGCGAACAAAATAGACAGCGCGCTGGCCGAGCGGTTCAACGAGCGACCCAGCCAGTATACGCCCACTACTGAGTCGTTGCCCACTCAAATGCCTTCTGGTAAGTGTGTAAATACTATTGTAGCGGATGATTCGGGCACAAacgccacaaagggaagatctttcgccaggctaggtgtcaTGACTGAGGAACCGCGGCTCGGACTATGTTGAGTCagagtttatatttaatgctccaaccgtgaaatctttgcttgtgcGATTTTGCATAAGCGCTGTGATAGGCTTGATGATGTTTAAGATATCGCCATTAACATTTTGCTGACGTTGGTTGAGCGCATTTTCGTATTTACGCAATTTCGTATTCTCACTATGATTGACTGTGGCGTGTGACATTATTGAGAcactattaaattttacatgtcttttaatataaaaattaaacgggGGTTACTCGTATTTTATGAGGTGTTGGCAATACTAAATATGGACCCGATTTAGTACACACGATTACTGCAGGATTCCTGTACCCGTAAAAACACTTTCTGAGCGCTATCCCGTACAGTACCCTGAAATATACAAGCtaaattttaacttctttAATACAGTTTTGGTTCTGCGTTGGCGATACACGTTACGCCTCGCGTGTCCATGTATCTACTTGGAATCAACTTTGTAAGATCATTATCAAATTCTGAACATAATAATTTCAGTTCTGAAATGTCCTAAATGTGGGTCGGACATGACTGTCAGACAGAAGAAGAACAGCCCCGACGAGTTCTACATCGGCTGCTTGAGTTATCCGAACTGCAAAAACGCCGTGTGGCTTCCTAGTATAGTCAAGACGTTGACTGTGTTGCCAGATACCTGTTCTGTGGTAAGagtttaaatcttttattcatAGAGTATTGCATTGTGAGCTATTTGCTTCAAAACTTGATGCCCTCTATGTTAATAAagtgataatttttatgtcataGTCTTAATAGGATTTGGCAAAATTCATCGACTATTAATTTAGTCTCTATAGGAACCAGAATAAAACTATCCGTCGTCGTCGTCCTCAATATCTGTCGGTGGGCGGTATACGATATACCTTCGCTGGGTTATGGCAACTAAAAGTTACAGGTCAATGtttcccaaaaaaatatttatcatggTGGTTGGTCAAGTAAAACTTAAGTCATTTTGAATTGTATTGCTTAAAAAGCCCTGTCATgtgaaataaaactatttgatACTTTATATTTCAGTGTGGTCCGAACTACAAAATGGTTAAATTCGAGTGGAGAAACAATTCCATAAGTCACATATACCCGCCTCCATATACAGCTTGCATAGGAGGCTGCGACACCACGTTCTTGGAACTcctcaaaattaatttatctagCGTCAAACAGATTCAAACACAAACCAATACAAATCAAGGACGAAGCAATAATAATCAACCAGTACATTCCCAAGTGAATACTGTTCCAGTGAGGCCAAATATAAATCAGCCAAGGCAATTTGCCCCTCCACTAACTGCAAATAGAAACCAAAATTCTACAACAACTAGGCAAAATGGAAACAGACAAAATTTTAACCAGCCACGGCAAAACCCTCCATCAACCGCTGGGAATAGGAACCAAACTAGAATGCCACTGCCGAGGGGTGGAAACAACCCTGATGATAACAATGTCATATGTGGGTGCAACAAACCAGCCATTTTGCTCACTGTTCAgaagcaaaataataattttggtaaGAAATTGTATGCTCTATGAATTATCTTAAATAGTGAcattaataattgaaataataagaccTCTTGTTCTTAAGCATAGTAGTGGAACGTGTAGCTATGAACGTTTGGTAAGTCCTCcaactaaaaaaatacaaattttttagTATAACAAATACGGGAAGATACAATATGAATGCGACTTGAACAAACATTGGAATAATTATTCCAAATCCAAGTTGTCTTTAGCCGATTCTGTGGTTGAAACTAATTCGAAGtctcttttattttcaggtaaAAAGTTTTACAAATGTGCTGCGGGTCGAGACGGCAATGGTTGCGATTTCTTTCTATGGGCGCCCGAGTCCGTCACCAACGACACGCCGCCACCCTCCAACTCTTGGGGCGAACACACGCCCTCTGGCGGCGGAAATACAAACATGTCCAGAGGGTGGGGGATAACTCCCAGCTCGTCTAGAGACAGTTATCAAGCAAGTGATAATGGTTTTAATTGTAACTGCGGCATTCCTGCTAAAAAGTGAGTTGGTAGTTCGTTttctgttataaaaatatttcgtctTATTCTTttcgggatagacagagccggcagaGGGACTTGAGATTATGTTGTTGTTACCAAAGTCAAAATgagcataaaaatattttattttttagtttttattttgatctttaattctttatttcagGTTAACAGTTCACAAAGAAGGCCCCAACAAAGGGCGTATGTTTTATTCATGTCCTAACGAATACAATAATCGTTGTAATTTCTTCCAATGGGCAGATGAAGGATCCGCTTTACAGAATGGTACGTTGGGATTTGTTACATATGAggtaaca
The Amyelois transitella isolate CPQ chromosome 12, ilAmyTran1.1, whole genome shotgun sequence DNA segment above includes these coding regions:
- the LOC106142203 gene encoding uncharacterized protein LOC106142203 gives rise to the protein MFGRTKQCNLSHKMIIRLNNFLYIFNLRQGTILIAVHQIALSSFVLIILLVGISHLGEMLSMLHNDMEDDAERRGFYEVAYGQELTFHEGDVVSTNNQRRFAKAQHLASVTVIFLYTSTILTSIYLMCCISLLHGAVKYKREYVLPWIMAACVAVALLIVAIVIGDGYPCVVNLFGGHNLYHFGCALFVLTFIYAICAVSSFALETGSGRCRSARATSDERGERLLLLDHAAHSSLLSSAQLYKLSHGTRSQFV
- the LOC106142212 gene encoding rRNA methyltransferase 2, mitochondrial, encoding MLSSPLLAPSPLNYTRMCFLVHCLKRLKSSQQWLSRQKADPYVEKAKVYNYRCRSAFKLIEMNEKANILSPGLSVIDLGASPGSWTQVAVQLTNADGADKTKPKGSVLAIDKLHIFPIQGATIINNLDFSTIEAHDKVVEALNGKQVDLVLSDMAPSATGVKELDKDRIIGLCYMAIRFSALVTKINGNLLFKVWDGKEVPILEMDLERFYNNIKILKPRASRSDSSEKFILARGFKGVQLPLRNGKIKEEIKNY
- the LOC106142520 gene encoding DNA topoisomerase 3-alpha, which translates into the protein MSILLRYYGYNLKYKFYSHYSSLLLIRHKSEIMKYLNVAEKNDAAKNIAFHLSRGTARRREGLSQYNKIYEFETDVMGQKSQMVMSSVSGHLLALEFVGAYKGWQSCNPLSLFDAPVFKYCPENYEKIKKTLEREVRSCQGLIIWTDCDREGENIGFEIIQVCTAIKNNLRVYRAKFSEITAVSVRRALQNLEEPNKNISDAVDVRQELDLRIGAAFTRFQTLRLQKVFPSKLAESLVSYGSCQFPTLGFVVERYRAVENFVAEPFWKIKVNHTINDLSVDFTWERQRLFDQEACQVLHDICLENPQAKVCEVKTKPKSKWRPLPLDTVELEKLASRKLKINAKETMRIAEKLYTQGFISYPRTETNEFPKEMNLGQLVGLQTSDPNWGAFAQGILDSGGPTPRQGNKSDKAHPPIHPTKYTNSLSGNEQRLYEFIVRSFLACCSKDAQGQETTVSIDVANEKFNASGLMITERNYLEVYPYDKWSSKEIHVYQTGQTFRPTSIDMLDGSTSPPNLLTEADLIGLMEKHGIGTDATHAEHIETIKSRSYVALADAIHFVPGLLGMGLVEGYDSMGLNISKPHLRAQLEADLKAISEGRRQPHQVLAEQIAKYKEVYLTVTAEANKIDSALAERFNERPSQYTPTTESLPTQMPSVLKCPKCGSDMTVRQKKNSPDEFYIGCLSYPNCKNAVWLPSIVKTLTVLPDTCSVCGPNYKMVKFEWRNNSISHIYPPPYTACIGGCDTTFLELLKINLSSVKQIQTQTNTNQGRSNNNQPVHSQVNTVPVRPNINQPRQFAPPLTANRNQNSTTTRQNGNRQNFNQPRQNPPSTAGNRNQTRMPLPRGGNNPDDNNVICGCNKPAILLTVQKQNNNFGKKFYKCAAGRDGNGCDFFLWAPESVTNDTPPPSNSWGEHTPSGGGNTNMSRGWGITPSSSRDSYQASDNGFNCNCGIPAKKLTVHKEGPNKGRMFYSCPNEYNNRCNFFQWADEGSALQNEWGNGGTTATRGRGRGGRGGGGGRGGGGGRGARREGGGARRCTLCKQEGHRRDRCPNLQS